The Nitrospira tepida genome includes a window with the following:
- a CDS encoding TonB-dependent receptor plug domain-containing protein — protein sequence MFVTWLLIMCLIGILVMDSPAGAAESQETKDLFAFMGEEQNPELFQMGELVPSTEQTLGPTSQVFEVTAQDILDQNARSVADALRFVPGLFLSVGGGKNPSSAVIRGLTVRQTIVFIDGRPVYDPFFGDVDLNNLPIDNVDKIKVVKGPVDAAYGPNAIGSVINIVTKRGTAVPTTRLTASYESHNTQDYWLQHGGRKGGFNYFLAGSYRRSNGFPLSSDFQPTPVQPNDFRENSAYEKGNISLNLGYDFSKTSRIAFQAGYYSADLENPVNINLQSGGRLGGGLNFTNFPTWKRQYLDLYGTTRLFDRLELRGNVYYDRFSNDLVFYPNQLFSQYTDISRDRNDVYGTNLQAAYDLTKQVRFKAGTFLKQDRHQREGVNPAFTEDQESFTTDFFAEAEYAPVSNLLFTAGLNYDMLYVQRRTIDSVNPRGSVVYQPFTSTRLHAAIGDKSRLPRLLNVFSGIGNPELKPERNFAVEAGADQYFWGDRVQVSVTWFRNDLRDVIGFVRLPGNVTQDQNLTSLLSQGIETGVTARLVKGLSMSADYTYTNIDFESRGQAPGTTYYHQVNSRLIYQAPFGLSGFLQLSYIDGSPFTNADFSPGRLPTYTNFFLLNGKLMYEVRKGLKPYLAFENLLDSDYARNPGFPEPGRRIFIGLHASF from the coding sequence ATGTTCGTAACCTGGTTGCTGATCATGTGTCTCATCGGGATTCTCGTGATGGATTCACCGGCCGGCGCAGCCGAGTCTCAAGAGACCAAGGACCTGTTTGCGTTCATGGGCGAAGAGCAGAACCCGGAATTGTTTCAGATGGGCGAATTGGTGCCCTCAACCGAGCAGACGTTGGGGCCGACCTCGCAGGTCTTTGAGGTGACGGCCCAGGATATTCTCGACCAGAACGCCCGGAGCGTGGCCGACGCCTTGCGATTCGTGCCCGGGCTGTTCCTGTCGGTCGGAGGCGGCAAAAATCCCTCCTCAGCCGTCATCCGCGGCCTGACCGTGCGGCAGACCATCGTGTTCATCGACGGACGCCCGGTCTACGATCCGTTCTTCGGGGACGTCGATTTGAACAATTTGCCGATCGACAACGTCGACAAGATCAAGGTCGTGAAGGGCCCGGTGGACGCCGCCTACGGTCCCAACGCCATCGGCAGCGTCATCAACATCGTCACCAAGCGCGGCACCGCCGTGCCGACGACCAGGCTCACGGCCTCCTATGAAAGCCACAACACTCAGGACTATTGGCTGCAACATGGGGGCAGGAAGGGCGGCTTCAATTACTTTCTCGCCGGGAGCTATCGCCGGAGCAACGGCTTTCCCCTGTCCTCGGATTTTCAACCGACGCCCGTGCAGCCGAATGACTTTCGGGAAAACTCAGCCTATGAAAAGGGGAACATTTCCCTGAACCTCGGATACGATTTCTCCAAGACCAGCCGGATTGCCTTCCAAGCCGGCTATTACAGTGCGGACCTCGAAAACCCGGTGAACATCAACCTGCAAAGCGGCGGGCGATTGGGCGGGGGGTTGAACTTCACCAATTTCCCGACCTGGAAACGGCAATATCTGGATCTTTATGGAACGACCCGGCTGTTCGACCGGCTGGAATTGCGGGGCAACGTCTATTACGACCGTTTCAGCAACGACCTGGTCTTCTATCCGAACCAGTTGTTCTCCCAATACACCGACATCAGCCGAGACCGGAACGACGTCTACGGCACCAATCTTCAAGCGGCCTATGACCTGACCAAGCAGGTCCGGTTCAAGGCCGGCACGTTCCTGAAGCAGGACCGCCATCAACGGGAAGGGGTGAATCCCGCGTTTACGGAAGATCAGGAGTCATTCACGACGGACTTCTTCGCCGAGGCGGAATATGCCCCAGTCTCGAACCTGCTGTTCACCGCCGGCCTCAACTACGACATGCTGTACGTCCAGCGGCGCACGATCGATTCGGTCAACCCGCGGGGGTCCGTCGTCTACCAGCCGTTCACCAGCACAAGACTCCATGCCGCCATCGGCGACAAGAGCCGCCTGCCCCGGCTCCTGAACGTCTTCAGCGGGATCGGCAACCCGGAACTGAAACCGGAACGGAACTTTGCCGTCGAGGCGGGAGCGGACCAGTATTTCTGGGGCGACCGGGTGCAGGTCAGCGTCACGTGGTTCCGCAACGACCTTCGCGATGTCATCGGCTTCGTCCGGCTGCCCGGCAACGTGACCCAAGACCAGAACCTCACGTCCCTGCTCAGCCAGGGTATCGAGACCGGAGTGACGGCCAGGCTGGTCAAGGGCCTGTCGATGTCGGCGGACTACACCTACACGAACATTGATTTCGAGAGCCGCGGCCAGGCGCCGGGCACCACCTATTACCATCAGGTCAACTCCCGGCTGATCTATCAGGCTCCGTTCGGCCTCAGCGGCTTTCTGCAACTGTCCTATATCGACGGCTCGCCGTTCACCAATGCGGATTTTTCGCCGGGCCGCTTGCCGACCTACACCAACTTTTTCCTGCTGAACGGGAAGCTCATGTACGAGGTCCGAAAAGGCCTCAAGCCCTATCTTGCATTCGAAAACCTGTTGGATTCCGACTATGCGCGGAATCCCGGCTTCCCCGAGCCGGGACGGCGCATCTTCATCGGGCTGCATGCGAGCTTTTGA
- a CDS encoding PAS domain-containing response regulator, whose product MIVDDPLLPHPAVLIVDDDPDIAAGLIDLLEHDGYEVQSVQTGREAIARVSERSFAAVLLDLGLPDCDGSEVLTAILSMVPTLPVIVLTAYSTLERSVASLGQGAFAFLAKPYNREELRSVLRRAVGGRTPPLRGRTQDQARTAEEERFRSVVQQATDAIILANARGIILSCNPAAQRLFGRTEPQMTGQPLTMLMPARYREAHQRGLDRFAASGESRILGKTVEMHALRQDESEFPIELTLTTWTSQQGTFFCGIIRDITLRKRAEEALQLSEERYRVLYDDNPSMYFTVDPEGLVQSVNRFGADQLGYAVSELIGQPVFTVVHEEDRASIRRHLASCLALDGHVLTWEFRKVRKDGTVIWVKERARVVRDHADRPLIMIVCEDISERKQAQDALHHREQGLHLLLDKVPGILWTTDRDLRFTSSLGTGLTLLRHRPNEVVGTTLYDYFDSRDDSFPAIAAHRRAIAGESITYEQDWMGLTFHTHVEPLRNDAGQIIGTIGIAIERTPYQRKPAPDQTREGRLEST is encoded by the coding sequence ATGATTGTCGATGATCCGCTCCTGCCCCATCCGGCCGTGCTCATCGTGGACGACGACCCGGATATTGCCGCAGGCCTGATCGACCTGCTGGAACACGACGGCTACGAGGTTCAGTCGGTCCAGACAGGGCGCGAGGCCATCGCGCGCGTCTCCGAGCGGTCGTTCGCGGCGGTGTTGCTGGATCTCGGCCTGCCCGATTGCGACGGGTCTGAAGTGCTGACCGCGATCCTGTCGATGGTGCCGACCCTGCCGGTCATCGTGCTGACCGCCTATTCGACCCTTGAACGGTCGGTGGCCAGCCTGGGGCAGGGGGCCTTCGCGTTCCTGGCCAAACCCTACAATCGCGAGGAGCTGCGGTCGGTGCTGCGCCGGGCCGTCGGGGGCCGGACTCCGCCGCTTCGCGGGAGAACCCAGGATCAGGCCAGGACCGCCGAAGAAGAACGATTCCGATCGGTCGTGCAACAGGCCACCGACGCGATCATCCTGGCCAACGCGCGGGGCATCATCCTGTCGTGCAATCCGGCCGCCCAACGGCTGTTCGGCCGGACGGAACCGCAAATGACGGGACAGCCCCTCACGATGCTGATGCCGGCCCGCTATCGGGAGGCCCATCAACGGGGCCTGGATCGGTTCGCCGCCAGCGGGGAATCCCGCATCCTCGGCAAGACGGTGGAAATGCACGCGCTCAGGCAAGACGAGAGCGAATTTCCGATCGAGCTCACGCTCACCACCTGGACCAGCCAACAGGGCACGTTCTTCTGCGGGATCATCCGGGACATCACCTTGCGGAAACGGGCCGAAGAGGCGCTCCAACTCAGCGAAGAACGATACCGGGTCCTGTATGACGACAACCCCTCGATGTACTTCACGGTCGATCCCGAAGGCCTGGTGCAATCCGTCAACCGGTTCGGCGCGGACCAACTCGGGTATGCGGTCTCCGAGCTGATCGGCCAGCCGGTCTTCACGGTCGTGCATGAAGAGGACCGCGCCTCGATCCGGCGTCATCTCGCCTCCTGCCTGGCCCTGGACGGACACGTGCTGACCTGGGAATTCCGCAAGGTCCGGAAGGACGGCACCGTCATATGGGTGAAGGAACGCGCGCGCGTCGTCCGGGACCATGCGGACCGGCCGCTCATCATGATCGTCTGCGAAGACATCAGCGAGCGCAAACAGGCCCAGGATGCGCTGCACCATCGCGAACAGGGCCTGCACCTGTTGCTCGACAAGGTGCCTGGCATCCTCTGGACCACCGACCGGGACCTGCGCTTCACCTCCTCGCTGGGCACCGGCCTGACGTTGCTCCGCCATCGGCCCAACGAGGTGGTGGGGACGACCCTGTACGACTACTTCGACAGCCGGGACGACAGCTTCCCGGCGATCGCCGCGCACCGGCGCGCCATTGCCGGCGAATCCATCACCTACGAGCAGGACTGGATGGGCCTCACGTTCCACACGCATGTGGAGCCCCTCCGGAACGACGCCGGGCAGATCATCGGCACGATCGGGATCGCGATCGAACGGACGCCCTATCAGCGCAAGCCGGCGCCCGACCAGACGCGCGAAGGGCGGTTGGAATCGACATGA
- a CDS encoding four helix bundle protein — protein MGNEGWGMRSEGEGKKDCLAKMSIALKEARETHYWLRLIQESNAMDEPDIDRLPPACQELVALLSRITLTTRHNLGSHKRASSPNAKNSSFHISHSESSVEHSSSPISHSTFPISHSKTRGGCS, from the coding sequence ATGGGAAATGAGGGATGGGGAATGAGGAGTGAGGGAGAAGGCAAGAAGGATTGTCTCGCGAAAATGTCCATCGCCTTGAAAGAAGCGCGCGAGACCCATTATTGGTTGCGGCTTATCCAGGAATCCAACGCGATGGATGAACCGGACATCGACCGGCTGCCCCCGGCGTGCCAAGAACTGGTCGCACTCCTCAGCCGTATCACGTTGACGACGCGCCACAACCTCGGTTCACACAAGCGCGCTTCTTCTCCCAATGCTAAGAATTCCTCATTTCACATTTCTCATTCTGAATCGTCCGTTGAGCATTCCTCGTCTCCCATTTCGCATTCCACATTCCCCATTTCACATTCGAAGACCCGCGGAGGTTGCTCATGA
- a CDS encoding PIN domain-containing protein, which translates to MPSSTPKFAILDTSVYIENFRTGRFAFRILQSPFVVRCSAVVLHELLRGAQSKLERRFVMDLMNRCQIITPAEGHWFQAAETLSVMRKREHDDRSKVRDLAMDVLIALSARSIGAAVITCNKADFQAIHRHLSFHLVYWD; encoded by the coding sequence ATGCCTTCAAGCACGCCTAAGTTCGCCATTCTCGACACCTCCGTTTACATTGAGAACTTCCGAACCGGCCGTTTCGCATTTCGGATTCTTCAGTCTCCATTCGTGGTCCGATGCTCGGCGGTCGTGCTGCATGAACTCCTTCGCGGAGCGCAATCGAAGCTTGAGCGTCGGTTCGTGATGGACTTGATGAATCGATGCCAGATCATCACCCCCGCCGAAGGTCATTGGTTTCAGGCCGCTGAGACTCTGAGTGTGATGAGGAAGCGCGAGCACGACGACCGCTCCAAGGTGCGCGACTTGGCCATGGATGTATTGATCGCGCTGTCCGCTCGCAGCATCGGAGCGGCCGTGATCACCTGTAACAAGGCCGATTTTCAAGCTATCCACCGCCATCTGTCTTTCCATCTGGTCTACTGGGACTAA
- a CDS encoding type II toxin-antitoxin system HicB family antitoxin, producing MRTFAAYLEWDPDTQMYVGFVPGISGAHTQGKTLDELHKNLKEVLELCLEEYRASGEELPRFVGLQQIEVAG from the coding sequence ATGAGAACGTTTGCCGCGTATTTGGAATGGGATCCGGACACACAAATGTATGTGGGGTTTGTGCCGGGCATTTCGGGAGCACATACCCAGGGCAAAACACTGGATGAACTCCACAAGAATCTGAAAGAGGTTCTGGAGTTATGTCTTGAGGAATATCGGGCAAGCGGAGAGGAACTCCCCCGGTTTGTTGGTTTGCAGCAGATCGAGGTCGCTGGATGA
- a CDS encoding type II toxin-antitoxin system HicA family toxin: MTRLSIVDCKTMEKILLRLGFASVRQKGSHVFYRHPDGRTTTVPHHPSQDLARPLVREILREIDLTPEQFRRELDNL; this comes from the coding sequence ATGACGAGACTGTCCATCGTAGACTGCAAGACCATGGAAAAGATCCTTCTGCGATTGGGATTTGCAAGCGTCAGACAGAAAGGCAGTCATGTGTTCTACCGTCATCCGGATGGCAGGACGACGACCGTGCCGCATCACCCAAGCCAGGATTTGGCCCGTCCTCTGGTGCGTGAGATTCTCCGAGAGATCGATCTCACGCCGGAACAGTTTCGCCGCGAGTTGGACAATCTTTAA
- a CDS encoding TonB-dependent receptor plug domain-containing protein, translating into MGTAASALAGDDLALVSEEMALLKDDRVVTPLRRIASIADSPSNVYVLTDEDIRHSGATDIPTLLRRIPGLDVMQTTGADFNVSVRGDNQVLANKLLVLIDGRSVYVDVQGTMFWKSFPITLPEIKRIEVVKGPIEALYGFNAFDGVIHIITKSPEEMRGTTVQVGAGELGTVTSAAVHAGTQGKFGYRLSVGEDQNQQWRNRDGLAARTYRFNLHTAYDLSSSARLLVSGGLADSNRFDGPLAGQGANILQTGVSLPYSQVAYEQGNFTIRAFWSGFYTDSHALSHPSLDGLTQVLTRDGSTLLAFTGNTYNIEAQHSISLWDAHEVTYGINYRHNSLSCSCTAAFGREDRLGLFVQDEWRIAPALVAVGGLRYDLHTEIHHTVSPRLALIYTLAPGQTLRANVSVAYRPPTLFETQEDLRRIFAGSTGLPTVTLTGNRGLNPEQIVSYEVGYQGRWRRVTLQSSLFFNHISDLINTTPLSPTLQQNANGGEADIYGAEAGFEILAASWLSAFANVTYQEIGQTNSPAFQRGAPRLKFNAGMRGDWENGWNGEVAWHHVGAATYPIGSTFPLLVPFGGPVVDSRVGSYDLLNLRGAYRFWQQRAAAGYRREAEAAVSVFNALNDKHKEHPLGDTIGSRVMGWLTVRF; encoded by the coding sequence ATGGGCACTGCCGCTTCGGCTCTCGCAGGAGACGACCTGGCGCTCGTCAGCGAGGAGATGGCGCTCCTCAAAGACGATCGCGTCGTCACGCCCTTGCGGCGCATTGCCTCGATCGCCGACTCGCCCTCCAACGTGTACGTGCTGACCGACGAAGACATCCGCCATTCCGGCGCGACCGACATCCCCACGCTGTTGCGCCGCATCCCGGGCCTCGACGTCATGCAGACCACCGGCGCCGATTTCAACGTGAGCGTGCGGGGCGACAATCAAGTGTTGGCGAACAAGCTGCTCGTGTTGATCGACGGGCGATCGGTCTATGTGGACGTGCAGGGCACGATGTTTTGGAAATCCTTTCCGATCACCTTGCCCGAGATCAAGCGCATCGAAGTGGTCAAGGGGCCGATCGAAGCCCTCTACGGATTCAACGCGTTCGACGGCGTCATCCACATCATCACGAAATCGCCGGAGGAGATGCGGGGCACCACGGTACAGGTCGGCGCGGGCGAGCTGGGCACCGTGACCAGTGCCGCCGTGCATGCGGGCACGCAGGGCAAGTTCGGCTATCGCCTCTCCGTCGGAGAAGATCAAAACCAGCAATGGCGCAATCGGGACGGGCTGGCTGCGCGCACCTATCGGTTTAACCTGCACACGGCCTACGATCTCTCCTCCTCCGCGCGCCTCCTCGTCTCGGGCGGGTTGGCCGACTCGAACCGATTCGACGGCCCGCTTGCCGGCCAGGGCGCCAACATCCTCCAAACCGGCGTCTCGCTCCCCTACTCGCAGGTCGCTTACGAACAGGGCAACTTCACGATCCGCGCCTTCTGGAGCGGCTTCTACACCGACAGCCATGCCCTGTCTCATCCATCTCTCGACGGATTGACGCAGGTCCTGACCCGCGACGGGTCCACGTTGCTGGCCTTCACCGGCAATACCTACAACATCGAAGCCCAACATTCCATCAGCCTCTGGGATGCCCATGAGGTGACCTACGGCATCAACTACCGGCACAACTCCCTCTCGTGCAGTTGCACGGCGGCCTTCGGGCGGGAGGACCGGCTCGGGCTGTTCGTGCAAGACGAATGGCGCATCGCGCCGGCGCTGGTCGCGGTCGGCGGCCTGCGGTACGACCTGCACACCGAGATTCATCACACCGTGAGCCCCCGGTTGGCGCTGATCTATACGCTCGCGCCCGGCCAGACCCTGCGCGCGAACGTCTCGGTCGCCTATCGCCCCCCCACGCTGTTCGAGACGCAGGAGGACCTCCGGCGCATCTTTGCCGGCTCGACCGGTCTGCCCACCGTGACCCTGACGGGCAACCGCGGACTGAACCCGGAACAGATCGTGTCCTATGAAGTTGGCTACCAGGGCCGCTGGCGCCGAGTCACCCTGCAGAGCAGCCTGTTCTTCAACCACATCAGCGACCTTATCAACACGACGCCGCTCTCCCCCACCTTGCAACAGAATGCCAACGGGGGAGAGGCGGACATCTACGGCGCGGAAGCGGGTTTTGAGATACTCGCCGCGAGTTGGCTGAGCGCCTTCGCCAATGTCACCTATCAGGAGATCGGCCAGACGAACAGTCCGGCCTTTCAACGCGGCGCTCCTCGTCTCAAGTTCAATGCCGGGATGCGGGGCGATTGGGAGAACGGCTGGAACGGCGAAGTCGCCTGGCACCACGTGGGGGCTGCCACCTATCCAATCGGGTCCACCTTTCCGCTGTTGGTGCCGTTCGGCGGGCCGGTCGTGGATTCCAGGGTCGGCTCATACGACCTGCTGAACCTGCGCGGCGCCTACCGGTTCTGGCAACAACGGGCGGCGGCGGGCTATCGGCGGGAGGCCGAGGCGGCGGTGTCGGTCTTTAACGCCTTGAACGACAAGCACAAGGAACATCCGCTCGGCGATACGATCGGCAGCCGCGTGATGGGGTGGCTGACGGTGAGATTCTGA
- a CDS encoding TonB-dependent receptor plug domain-containing protein, whose amino-acid sequence MILHLALLALLVLFGFASPLRASAQSDTPSGSSRHDLRAEEDTLGIAKEEETVVTASRHAQRISEAPSNVYVITDDDIRMSGAIDLPTVLRRVPGLEVMQMSASEFNVSARGNNQTVANKMLVLIDGRSIYLDIQGALFWKVIPITLPEIKRIEVLKGPASALYGFNAFDGVINIITKTPQEMKGTTLQFGGGEYGTITASATQAGSVDKFGYRLSVGHDQTNQWRNRDALSFRSDRFNALTEYRLSPESRVFLEGGLVDANRNEGPFTNTVTPLTPAVDGFGRVGYERKNFFVRAFYRKFTSDSNVLTFPTLAAFGPGGTSNLRVTSRDGNPIRSTKADTVDIEAQHALEFGSVDRLTYGVNYRHNMLSDNWIDQFSREDRLGLYVQNEWMPTNQVTLVTGLRYDLHTEIPGTISPRAALIYRPAENHTFRAAISLAYRQPTLTETHNDILQTTTLFGVPCLPFAVPPPCPLPIKGSSNLSPEQIISYELGYQGWFLRHRLRARADVFFNHISDLIEPETRGNTVVFVNNQGAADIYGGELGLEFRATSWLSGFANYSIQEIGQSINTEIRRAAPRFKFNAGLQGDWENGINGEVVYHYYGSATYPISTAFSDLSGPPLNVPLLNPMVGSYSLLNIRVGYRFWKDRAEAAVSAFNALNDRHQEHPLGETIGSRVMGWLTLRL is encoded by the coding sequence GTGATCCTTCACTTGGCCTTGCTCGCCCTCCTTGTCCTCTTCGGGTTCGCTTCGCCGCTCCGCGCGTCAGCCCAATCGGACACGCCGTCCGGTTCCAGCCGGCACGATCTGCGCGCGGAAGAAGATACGCTGGGCATCGCCAAGGAGGAAGAGACGGTCGTCACGGCGAGCCGGCACGCCCAGCGGATCTCCGAGGCTCCCTCGAACGTCTATGTCATTACCGACGACGACATTCGGATGTCGGGCGCGATCGACCTGCCGACCGTGCTTCGGCGCGTGCCCGGCCTCGAAGTGATGCAGATGTCGGCCTCGGAATTCAACGTGAGCGCGCGGGGCAACAACCAGACGGTCGCGAACAAGATGCTGGTCTTGATCGACGGGCGCTCGATCTACTTGGACATCCAGGGCGCCCTGTTTTGGAAGGTGATTCCCATCACCCTGCCGGAGATCAAACGGATCGAGGTGCTCAAGGGCCCGGCCTCAGCCCTCTACGGGTTCAACGCGTTCGACGGCGTCATCAACATCATCACCAAGACGCCCCAGGAGATGAAGGGCACGACCCTGCAATTCGGCGGAGGCGAATACGGCACCATCACCGCCTCCGCCACGCAGGCCGGCTCGGTCGATAAGTTCGGCTACCGCCTGTCGGTGGGGCACGATCAGACCAACCAATGGCGCAATCGCGACGCCCTCTCCTTTCGCTCAGACCGGTTCAATGCGCTGACGGAGTACCGGCTCTCGCCCGAGTCCCGCGTGTTCCTCGAAGGGGGCCTGGTCGATGCCAACCGCAATGAAGGCCCCTTCACCAATACGGTCACCCCGTTGACGCCGGCGGTCGACGGCTTCGGCCGGGTCGGCTACGAACGAAAGAACTTCTTCGTGCGGGCCTTCTATCGCAAGTTCACGAGCGACAGCAACGTGTTGACCTTTCCCACCCTGGCCGCCTTTGGCCCAGGCGGCACCAGCAACCTCCGCGTGACGAGCCGCGACGGCAATCCGATCCGGTCGACCAAGGCGGATACGGTCGATATCGAAGCGCAGCACGCGCTGGAGTTCGGTTCCGTCGATCGGCTGACCTACGGGGTCAATTACCGCCACAATATGCTGTCCGATAATTGGATCGACCAATTCAGCCGGGAAGACCGGCTGGGCCTCTATGTCCAGAACGAATGGATGCCCACCAACCAGGTCACCCTGGTGACCGGGCTTCGCTATGATCTCCACACGGAGATTCCCGGCACGATCAGCCCCCGCGCGGCGCTCATCTATCGGCCGGCCGAAAACCACACGTTCCGCGCGGCCATCTCGCTGGCCTACCGGCAGCCGACCTTGACGGAAACGCACAACGACATCCTCCAGACCACGACCCTGTTCGGCGTGCCATGCCTTCCCTTCGCCGTGCCGCCGCCCTGCCCGCTGCCGATCAAGGGGTCGTCGAACCTCAGCCCCGAGCAAATCATTTCCTATGAGCTGGGCTACCAGGGCTGGTTCCTGCGACACCGGTTGCGCGCTCGCGCGGATGTCTTCTTCAACCACATTTCGGATTTGATCGAGCCGGAGACCAGAGGGAACACCGTTGTCTTCGTCAACAATCAGGGCGCCGCCGATATCTATGGCGGCGAACTCGGCCTTGAGTTCCGGGCCACCTCCTGGCTGTCGGGATTCGCCAACTACTCGATCCAGGAGATCGGCCAGTCAATCAACACCGAGATTCGCCGCGCCGCGCCCCGCTTCAAGTTCAACGCCGGCCTGCAGGGGGATTGGGAGAACGGGATCAACGGGGAAGTGGTCTATCACTATTACGGGTCTGCGACCTACCCGATTTCCACCGCCTTCAGCGACCTCTCCGGCCCCCCGCTGAATGTGCCCCTCTTGAATCCGATGGTGGGCAGCTACAGCCTGCTCAATATACGCGTCGGCTATCGATTCTGGAAGGACAGGGCAGAGGCGGCGGTCTCCGCGTTCAACGCCCTGAACGATCGGCATCAGGAACATCCGCTTGGGGAGACGATTGGGAGCCGCGTCATGGGCTGGCTGACACTCAGACTCTAA
- a CDS encoding Dyp-type peroxidase gives MAINLDNVEPIDPTAAEYASLMSDLQGNILKAHGRDHTAHVFIRFGPDVAAAASWIGHFAETHITSAKRQHEESLLYREADIAGTLFGNLYLTARGYQALGLRSLPNDPKFRAGMKASGRALHDPDPKLWEECYRDDIHAMILLADDIEALILRETRRLRHEIEHNRAGTVLGVEFGRVLRNKNGYPIEHFGYVDSISQPLFFKTKSDSATVSASSPQEWNPYGPLSLVLVQDPNGETRDSYGSYLVFRKLEQDVRGFELATRQLARAIGMTERESDHAGALVIGRFPDGHPITTTKEQPVDNEVSPNDYLFNDFNYARDDGTKCPFHAHIRKVNPRGDSISPARRRYGPLRELEAERRHRIVRRGIPYGRREIEPKDKPRLEELPTNGVGLLFMCFQSDIQEQYEFLQARCANDEQFPVAKTGVDPLIGQGGNGQSQLWPKGWGEPTTTPFNFMGYVHLLGGEYFFAPSISFLKKLSQSAGRQGRPSPYR, from the coding sequence ATGGCTATCAATCTCGACAATGTCGAACCCATTGATCCGACAGCGGCTGAGTATGCTTCCTTGATGAGCGACCTACAGGGCAATATTCTCAAGGCTCACGGTCGAGACCATACCGCCCATGTATTCATTCGTTTCGGGCCGGATGTTGCCGCCGCAGCATCGTGGATCGGACACTTCGCAGAAACGCATATCACATCGGCAAAACGCCAGCATGAAGAAAGCTTGTTATACCGGGAGGCGGACATTGCGGGTACTTTATTCGGAAACCTGTATTTAACGGCCAGAGGCTATCAAGCGCTTGGCCTGCGCTCGCTTCCCAATGATCCAAAGTTCAGGGCCGGCATGAAGGCTTCTGGACGGGCCCTCCATGACCCTGATCCCAAACTGTGGGAAGAATGCTATCGGGATGACATCCACGCCATGATCCTGCTGGCCGATGATATTGAAGCTCTCATTCTTCGGGAGACGAGACGATTGAGGCATGAGATCGAACATAATCGTGCAGGAACGGTATTGGGCGTCGAATTTGGCAGGGTGCTGCGCAACAAGAATGGCTATCCCATCGAACACTTTGGCTACGTTGACAGCATCAGCCAGCCTCTGTTCTTCAAGACGAAGTCGGACAGCGCAACGGTAAGTGCAAGCTCACCGCAAGAATGGAATCCATACGGTCCATTGAGTCTAGTCCTCGTGCAAGATCCGAATGGGGAGACCCGCGACAGCTATGGGAGCTATCTGGTGTTTCGCAAGCTGGAGCAAGACGTTAGGGGCTTTGAACTGGCAACCAGACAGTTAGCTCGTGCGATCGGCATGACGGAACGGGAGAGCGATCATGCCGGGGCCTTGGTGATCGGTCGGTTCCCCGATGGGCACCCGATCACAACCACCAAGGAGCAGCCTGTGGATAACGAAGTATCTCCGAATGACTACCTCTTCAACGATTTTAACTATGCTCGAGATGATGGGACGAAATGTCCTTTCCATGCGCACATACGGAAGGTCAATCCCAGAGGGGATTCGATTTCGCCTGCGAGGCGAAGATATGGTCCTCTTCGCGAACTGGAGGCCGAGCGACGCCATAGAATTGTCAGACGCGGCATTCCTTACGGAAGGCGGGAAATCGAACCGAAGGATAAGCCCCGCTTGGAAGAGTTGCCGACCAATGGAGTGGGGCTGCTCTTCATGTGTTTCCAAAGCGATATCCAGGAGCAATACGAGTTTCTCCAAGCACGTTGCGCCAATGATGAACAGTTTCCCGTCGCTAAGACCGGAGTTGATCCTCTTATCGGGCAAGGTGGGAACGGTCAATCTCAGTTATGGCCGAAAGGATGGGGTGAACCGACGACCACGCCCTTCAACTTCATGGGTTATGTGCACTTGCTGGGAGGAGAATATTTCTTTGCGCCTAGCATCAGCTTTCTCAAGAAACTGTCTCAGTCAGCGGGGCGCCAAGGGAGACCTTCACCTTACCGTTAA